Proteins from a genomic interval of Poecile atricapillus isolate bPoeAtr1 chromosome 1, bPoeAtr1.hap1, whole genome shotgun sequence:
- the ARL14EP gene encoding ARL14 effector protein has translation MDPCSVGVQLQATNECHKTYYTRHTGFKTKQDVSSSDLLLLQLRTGITLSENNTICFHHAKIYIERFEDLQKSCCDPFNIHRKLSKKNLRAIDLDDAAFLSAKFGRQFVPGWKLCPKCMQIINGSVDVEPEERQRRKLDPDGRTAKALKSLQFANPGRQTEFTPETSKREKRRLQTKISLFNSDRQVIPAKSKVYDSQGLLLYSGMDLCDCLDEDCLGCFYACPKCGSNKCGTECRCDRKWLYEQIEIEGGEIIRNKHVG, from the exons ATGGATCCTTGTTCAGTTGGAGTCCAGCTTCAAGCTACCAATGAATGCCACAAGACCTATTACACCCGTCACACTGGCTTCAAGACTAAACAAGATGTATCTTCATCTGACCTCCTGCTGCTTCAGCTTAGGACTGGAATAACCCTCTCAGAGAACAACACAATCTGCTTCCACCATGCAAAAATTTACATTGAAAGATTTGAAGACTTACAAAAATCCTGTTGTGATCCCTTTAACATACACAGGAAACTATCAAAGAAAAACTTGCGAGCAATTGACTTAGATGATGCAGCTTTTCTGAGTGCCAAGTTTGGAAGACAGTTTGTTCCTGGTTGGAAGCTTTGTCCCAAATGTATGCAGATAATAAATGGAAGTGTGGATGTGGAACCTGAGGAGCGACAAAGAAGAAAACTAGATCCAGAT gGGCGTACAGCTAAGGCTTTAAAGTCTCTCCAGTTTGCTAACCCAGGACGACAGACAGAATTCACTCCAGAGACcagtaaaagggaaaaaagaaggctgcAGACAAAAATCTCACTGTTTAATTCAGACAG GCAAGTTATACCAGCCAAGAGTAAAGTGTACGACAGCCAGGGCCTGCTGCTGTACAGCGGGATGGACCTGTGTGACTGCCTGGATGAGGATTGCCTGGGCTGCTTCTACGCCTGCCCCAAGTGCGGCTCCAACAAGTGCGGCACGGAATGTCGCTGTGACCGCAAGTGGCTCTACGAGCAGATCGAGATCGAGGGAGGAGAGATCATTAGAAACAAGCACGTTGGGTAG
- the FSHB gene encoding follitropin subunit beta produces MKTLNCYVLLLCWKAICCNSCQLTNITIAVEKEECEFCITVNATWCSGYCFTRDPVYKYPPVSTAQQTCTFKEVVYETVKIPGCGDHPESFYSYPVATECHCDSCDTDTTDCTVRGLGPSYCSFSQNGSNQ; encoded by the exons ATGAAGACACTTAATTGTTACGTGCTGTTACTTTGCTGGAAAGCAATTTGCTGCAACAGCTGCCAGCTCACCAATATTACCATAGCCGTGGAaaaagaagaatgtgaattctGCATTACAGTGAATGCCACATGGTGCTCAGGATACTGCTTCACAAGG GATCCAGTATACAAATATCCACCAGTATCAACTGCTCAGCAAACCTGTACCTTCAAGGAGGTTGTGTATGAAACAGTGAAgatccctggctgtggtgacCATCCTGAATCATTTTATTCCTACCCAGTGGCTACAGAGTGCCACTGTGACAGCTGTGACACTGACACCACTGACTGCACTGTGAGGGGACTGGGGCCATCCTACTGCTCCTTCAGTCAGAATGGAAGCAACCAGTGA